Part of the Candidatus Neomarinimicrobiota bacterium genome is shown below.
GAGAAGCAGCATGGCGGCAGCGGCAAGGGAAGTGAACCGGGGCGTCATACCGGTGAGGAAAGCCAATCCCATGGTCAATTCGATGGGGGGTATCAAGGCCCCGAAGGGGATCAGCCAGGCTGGGATATTATAGAATGGGAGGTTGGCCATGAAGCTCTGGGCGTCCAGTACCTTCAACGTGCCGGAAATGATGAAAATGATCCCCAGGGCGACTCTGCTAACGAAGACCGGCCACTTCATCCATGGTGGAAAGGGCGGCCAGCTGCGGATGCGATGGTGGATTCCAGTGGCAATGTTCATGGCATTCCTCTTTTTGAGGGCTACACGCTATTCTCAGCCGGTTATCGGGCCATAGTACTCCGGGCGCCGATCGTTCAAAAGGTGGTTATGTTCGGTGACGAGCTTGTCGTCGGCCACGGCGGGGTCGATATCCACTGTCAGGACCTCCACCCTGTCGCAGGATGCCCGGGCGAGCACTTCCCCTCGGGGATTCATCACCTGGCTTTGTCCGGTGAATGCCAGGCTGCTGCCATCGGGCTTGGTGTCGGAGCCGATACGATTAGCAGTAGCAGCGAAGATCCCGTTTTCCAGGCAGCGGGTGACCATGGCGTCCTGGCAGTGGGGTTGTATCAGGTTAGCCGAGTGTAAGAGGATCTGCGCTCCCTTAAGCGCCAGGATCCGGGCCACCTCGGGATAGCGCCAGTCAAAACAGATCATCATCCCCACGCGGGCCACTCCCAGATCATATACTTCCAGAGGCCCGTTGCCGGGTGTGAACCAGAATTTCTCTTCGTAAAATAAGTGCAGTTTTCGATAGCTGCCAATCAAGCCCTCCGGCCCAACCAATACAGCGGTGTTATAAAGATAATCGCCGTTCCGCTCAACTAGGCCGGCACAGATGAAGGCATCATTAGCGCTGGCCAGATCCGTGAGAAAGCGGGTCGTGGGGCCTCCGGGGACGGGTTCACTGAGCTGCCTTACCTGAGCAGAGTCATGAAAGAAATAACCGGTGGCAAAGAGTTCGGGCAACACCAGAAGGTCGAAGGAGGTCTCATCAAGGGCGGACGCCACTGCCGCCAGGTTGGCCTCTACCGCACCCAGCTCCGGGCGACTCTGAATTACCATTAACCGCATGCCTTAGTTTAGCGCCCTCCGGCACCGGGTACCAACGGCATCATGCCCTGGTGACCGAGCCCGTCAATACCACCCGCGGCGGCGAGTCCGATAATAATGAGGAAGAGGGCCTGGATGGGTATCATCAGCACAGTGACGTTTCTCGAAGGGATTCGTGCGGAGAATTTCTCCACGGGTGGGTTCTTTTGCTATTGGGGTTCGTTCTAATTTTGATTGTGAACCCTTGGAGGGGAAAAGTAACTTTTCTTACAAGTAAAAGTGCACATAATCCCCCTTCAGTGAC
Proteins encoded:
- a CDS encoding nitrilase-related carbon-nitrogen hydrolase — its product is MVIQSRPELGAVEANLAAVASALDETSFDLLVLPELFATGYFFHDSAQVRQLSEPVPGGPTTRFLTDLASANDAFICAGLVERNGDYLYNTAVLVGPEGLIGSYRKLHLFYEEKFWFTPGNGPLEVYDLGVARVGMMICFDWRYPEVARILALKGAQILLHSANLIQPHCQDAMVTRCLENGIFAATANRIGSDTKPDGSSLAFTGQSQVMNPRGEVLARASCDRVEVLTVDIDPAVADDKLVTEHNHLLNDRRPEYYGPITG